In Salisediminibacterium beveridgei, one DNA window encodes the following:
- the fliG gene encoding flagellar motor switch protein FliG gives MARKQELTGKQKAAILLISLGPDVSANVYKHLSEEEIEKLTLEIAGVRKIDQGMKDDIVEEFHQMAIAQDYITQGGIGYAKDVLEKALGNDEAMQIINRLTSTLQVRPFDFARKADAQQIFNFIQNEHPQTIALILSYLSSEQSGQILSDLPQEVQADVAKRIALMDSTSPEIVNEVESILEKKLSSTVTQDYTQAGGIEAVVEVLNSVDRSTERTILDALEIQDPELAEEIKKRMFVFEDIVTLDNRSIQRVIRDVENEDLQLSLKVASEEVKETVFNNMSQRMSDTFREEMEFMGPVRLRDVEEAQTRIVAVIRRLEEAGEIVIARGGGDDIIV, from the coding sequence ATGGCAAGAAAACAGGAATTGACAGGAAAACAAAAAGCGGCGATTCTATTGATTTCATTGGGCCCGGATGTTTCTGCCAATGTTTATAAGCATCTTTCTGAAGAAGAGATTGAGAAATTGACCTTGGAAATCGCAGGTGTCAGAAAAATAGATCAGGGGATGAAAGATGATATAGTCGAAGAATTTCATCAAATGGCAATTGCCCAAGATTATATTACTCAGGGTGGAATTGGTTATGCGAAGGATGTTCTTGAGAAGGCCTTAGGAAACGATGAGGCAATGCAGATCATCAATCGATTAACTTCCACACTGCAGGTCAGACCGTTTGATTTTGCCAGAAAAGCAGATGCACAGCAGATTTTCAACTTTATTCAAAACGAACATCCACAGACGATCGCATTGATCCTCTCATACTTGAGCAGCGAACAATCCGGGCAGATACTGTCTGACTTGCCACAAGAGGTACAGGCGGATGTTGCAAAAAGAATTGCCTTAATGGACAGCACTTCGCCGGAAATCGTTAATGAAGTGGAGAGTATCCTTGAGAAAAAACTATCATCGACTGTTACACAGGATTATACTCAGGCCGGCGGCATTGAAGCCGTTGTGGAAGTTTTGAACAGTGTGGACCGCAGTACTGAGCGAACGATTCTGGATGCTCTTGAGATTCAGGATCCTGAATTAGCTGAGGAAATCAAGAAGCGGATGTTTGTATTCGAAGATATCGTGACCCTGGATAATCGCTCGATTCAAAGGGTGATACGAGACGTTGAGAATGAAGACCTGCAGTTGTCTTTGAAAGTGGCCAGCGAGGAAGTAAAAGAGACGGTCTTCAATAACATGTCACAGCGAATGTCGGACACGTTCCGAGAAGAGATGGAGTTCATGGGGCCTGTCCGATTAAGGGATGTCGAGGAAGCCCAAACTCGAATTGTGGCTGTCATCCGAAGACTGGAAGAGGCTGGTGAAATCGTCATCGCACGTGGTGGAGGAGATGATATCATTGTCTAG
- the fliI gene encoding flagellar protein export ATPase FliI, with protein sequence MNKEVLLQSIKQASPFKFYGKVSQVVGLMIESKGPQASVGELCLIHIQRHQKKILAEVVGFREEKVLLMPFDRISDIAAGSLVETLGRPLDIKVGHDMIGTVVDSLGRDFLGGDERIGNQYYSTDNLPPNPMTRPRITEPLALGVKAIDGLFTVGKGQRMGIFAGSGVGKSTLMAMIAKSSEADINVIALIGERGREVRDFIERDLSNEGLKNTIVVVATSDQPPLMRIKGAMTATAISEYFRAQGYDVNLMMDSITRVAMAQREIGLAIGEPPTTKGYTPSVFALLPRLLERSGMSEAGSITAFYTVLVDGDDMNEPIADSVRGILDGHLVLDRKLANKGHFPAINPLSSISRIMNELVDDEHRIAADKTRQILATYRDSEDLINIGAYKKGSNPEVDEAIKRYPEVNSFLIQEMNEAFSYKDIRNQLVGQFG encoded by the coding sequence ATGAATAAAGAGGTATTACTACAGTCGATTAAACAGGCGTCACCATTCAAGTTTTACGGTAAAGTCTCGCAGGTAGTAGGTTTAATGATTGAATCCAAAGGTCCGCAGGCATCAGTAGGAGAACTTTGCCTCATTCATATTCAGCGTCACCAAAAGAAAATTTTAGCAGAAGTCGTTGGATTTCGTGAAGAGAAAGTATTACTGATGCCCTTTGATCGAATTTCAGATATCGCTGCCGGCAGTCTGGTGGAAACGCTTGGCAGACCACTCGATATTAAAGTGGGTCATGATATGATCGGAACAGTCGTAGACAGCCTTGGCCGTGACTTCCTTGGCGGGGATGAACGTATTGGTAACCAGTACTATTCGACAGATAATTTACCTCCGAATCCAATGACCCGACCGAGAATCACTGAACCACTCGCACTTGGTGTAAAGGCGATAGATGGATTATTTACAGTTGGAAAAGGACAACGGATGGGCATTTTTGCCGGAAGTGGTGTAGGTAAAAGTACATTAATGGCGATGATAGCCAAAAGTTCTGAGGCTGATATAAATGTGATTGCGCTGATTGGAGAACGGGGCCGGGAAGTGAGAGATTTCATTGAACGTGATCTGAGTAACGAAGGCCTGAAGAATACAATTGTTGTGGTAGCTACATCCGATCAACCGCCTTTAATGAGAATTAAAGGTGCCATGACAGCAACTGCGATCAGTGAATATTTCAGGGCACAAGGCTATGATGTAAACCTGATGATGGATTCAATCACACGCGTAGCGATGGCACAACGGGAAATTGGTCTTGCCATTGGTGAGCCGCCTACAACAAAAGGGTATACGCCCTCTGTATTCGCGTTGTTACCAAGACTGCTTGAACGAAGTGGGATGAGTGAAGCTGGTTCGATCACAGCTTTTTATACGGTGTTGGTGGATGGTGATGATATGAATGAGCCGATCGCAGATTCTGTAAGAGGGATATTGGATGGCCATCTGGTTCTTGACCGGAAGTTGGCAAACAAAGGACATTTTCCAGCGATTAATCCCCTCAGCAGTATCAGCAGGATTATGAATGAACTGGTGGATGACGAACACCGTATCGCGGCAGATAAAACCCGTCAGATATTGGCGACATATCGGGATTCTGAAGACCTGATCAACATTGGTGCCTACAAGAAGGGTTCAAATCCGGAAGTGGATGAAGCGATCAAACGCTATCCGGAAGTAAACAGTTTTCTGATTCAGGAGATGAATGAAGCTTTTTCGTATAAAGATATTCGAAATCAACTGGTAGGTCAGTTCGGGTAG
- the fliH gene encoding flagellar assembly protein FliH, which translates to MIKSYKPNETGTDQREIRLKKVELPSFYTSEHANERVESDEERKTRLAQGKESEIKMREEELQRKEEELNNQWRQFEEEAAVIRQEMNQQAEQIFNEAAENGFNQGHQEGIEQGKTQCDEQIQEARQMIELARHDVVRRIEEAEPDILELSVAVASRILGKTVETHPETWLHMVKQAIYEVREQEEVKVYVPPDWYPMTIQGQRELQEVAVHVGELIILPDEQLSGHQCVLETPFGRVDASMDTQLLEIRHALFEVLKDGAIHE; encoded by the coding sequence GTGATTAAATCTTATAAACCAAACGAAACAGGTACGGATCAAAGAGAAATCCGCTTGAAGAAAGTTGAGCTTCCGTCATTTTATACCAGCGAACATGCAAATGAGCGCGTTGAATCGGACGAAGAGCGGAAGACGAGATTGGCGCAAGGAAAAGAATCTGAAATCAAAATGCGTGAAGAGGAACTGCAAAGAAAAGAAGAAGAATTAAACAATCAGTGGCGTCAGTTTGAAGAGGAAGCCGCCGTAATTCGCCAGGAAATGAATCAACAGGCAGAGCAGATTTTCAACGAAGCTGCCGAAAATGGTTTTAATCAAGGGCATCAGGAAGGCATCGAACAGGGGAAGACGCAATGCGATGAACAGATCCAGGAAGCAAGGCAGATGATTGAACTGGCGAGGCATGATGTGGTCCGGAGAATTGAGGAAGCCGAACCGGATATTCTTGAGCTTTCTGTTGCGGTAGCATCCAGAATTCTCGGGAAAACGGTGGAAACACATCCGGAAACCTGGCTTCACATGGTTAAACAAGCCATATATGAAGTGAGGGAGCAAGAGGAAGTGAAAGTCTACGTTCCACCAGATTGGTATCCGATGACGATACAAGGGCAAAGGGAGCTTCAGGAAGTAGCTGTTCACGTTGGTGAGCTGATCATTTTACCGGATGAACAACTTTCAGGGCATCAGTGTGTTCTTGAGACACCGTTTGGAAGGGTCGATGCTTCTATGGACACTCAACTGCTTGAGATTCGCCATGCTTTGTTTGAAGTGCTGAAAGATGGCGCTATTCATGAATAA
- the flgB gene encoding flagellar basal body rod protein FlgB gives MEILNNSLNQLLETSLHASARRQDTISNNVANVDTPNYSAKKTVFNHQLQQAMNDQSLQANRRDERHFEFGGQPSNESPHIIQRSNTQYNHNGNNVDIDKEMADMAENQLYYNALIDRMNGRFNSVRTAIGRGR, from the coding sequence TTGGAGATACTGAATAACTCATTAAACCAGTTACTTGAAACCTCTTTGCATGCTTCGGCCAGGAGGCAAGACACCATTTCCAATAATGTGGCCAATGTTGATACGCCCAATTACAGTGCTAAAAAGACTGTTTTTAATCATCAGCTTCAGCAGGCGATGAATGATCAGAGCTTGCAGGCTAACAGAAGAGATGAGCGGCACTTTGAATTCGGTGGTCAACCTTCAAACGAATCCCCTCATATAATCCAAAGGTCCAATACACAATACAACCATAATGGGAATAACGTCGATATCGATAAGGAAATGGCAGATATGGCAGAAAACCAACTGTATTACAATGCATTAATTGACCGGATGAATGGCCGTTTTAACAGCGTTCGCACTGCGATCGGAAGAGGGAGGTAA
- the fliF gene encoding flagellar basal-body MS-ring/collar protein FliF, with translation MNEKVMEYRQKTTEFWQSRSQKQKGLLISSVVLVIAFIIALSWVGSRTNLVPLYSNLTVQETGEIKANLDNRGIQNEVSADGTTIMVSETNVDNLKVELAAEGIPQSGRIDYSTFGDNMGFGTTDSEFELLERAALQSTLEDLIRNVDGIQNAQVMITLPEESVWLQEAESEATASILLNMQAGYTLDESQIRSLYHLASRSVPNLSTENIVIMDQFSRYLEMDEQPGGTDSTLSVYEQHRAIQRDIERDLQRDLQQMLGTMMGPDKVLVSVSTDLDFTEENRTEDLVEPVDEENIEGIAVSVERITETYSGEDVADGGVPGAGEDDIPNFPGAAGGAGEGDYERIEERINNDVNRIHREITESPYDLRDISIQVMVEPPDPEDIGSLPQQTVDDIQAMLSQIVRTSISTDITGEWGDEELAERVLVSPQEFFGRAEFEDPPTGIPTWYYIVGVLALAVVVLIVILMRRNNQEVVKETLTEQEDDFRLPPIEKKAQTEEGARRQQLEDLAKDKPDEFSKLIRTWLSDDN, from the coding sequence ATGAACGAAAAAGTCATGGAATATCGCCAAAAGACAACTGAATTCTGGCAATCCCGCTCACAGAAACAAAAAGGGTTGTTAATCAGTTCGGTTGTTCTTGTGATTGCATTTATAATTGCCCTCTCCTGGGTCGGTTCAAGAACGAACCTTGTCCCGTTGTATTCAAACCTGACAGTCCAGGAGACTGGTGAAATAAAAGCAAATCTGGATAATCGAGGAATACAAAATGAAGTCTCGGCAGATGGAACAACCATCATGGTATCTGAAACCAATGTGGATAATTTGAAAGTTGAACTTGCTGCTGAAGGGATACCTCAATCAGGCCGGATTGATTACAGCACTTTCGGTGACAACATGGGTTTTGGGACAACGGATAGTGAATTTGAGTTACTTGAAAGGGCAGCACTGCAATCCACCCTCGAAGATTTGATCCGAAATGTTGATGGAATACAGAATGCCCAGGTCATGATTACTCTGCCTGAAGAAAGCGTCTGGTTGCAGGAGGCCGAATCAGAAGCCACGGCATCAATATTATTAAACATGCAGGCAGGTTATACCCTGGATGAATCGCAGATTCGCTCTCTTTACCATCTGGCGTCGCGAAGTGTACCAAATTTATCCACTGAAAACATCGTGATCATGGATCAGTTTTCGAGGTATCTTGAAATGGACGAACAGCCAGGGGGAACGGATTCAACATTGTCCGTCTATGAACAGCATAGAGCGATTCAAAGGGATATTGAACGGGACCTGCAAAGGGATTTGCAGCAAATGCTGGGGACGATGATGGGTCCGGATAAGGTTCTTGTCAGCGTCAGTACAGATCTTGATTTCACGGAAGAAAATCGCACCGAGGATCTGGTTGAACCCGTCGATGAAGAGAACATTGAAGGTATTGCTGTCAGTGTTGAGCGCATTACAGAAACCTATTCGGGTGAAGATGTGGCAGACGGAGGAGTACCAGGTGCAGGGGAGGATGATATTCCAAACTTTCCTGGAGCAGCAGGTGGTGCAGGTGAAGGGGACTATGAACGGATTGAAGAACGCATCAATAATGATGTGAACCGAATTCACCGGGAAATTACAGAATCGCCATATGATTTAAGAGACATCAGTATCCAAGTTATGGTAGAACCTCCGGATCCGGAAGATATTGGTTCCTTACCTCAGCAGACTGTCGATGATATTCAAGCGATGCTCAGCCAGATCGTTCGAACGTCCATTTCAACTGATATAACAGGCGAATGGGGCGACGAGGAGCTTGCAGAACGTGTTCTGGTCTCACCACAGGAATTCTTTGGCCGAGCGGAATTTGAAGATCCGCCAACAGGCATTCCAACTTGGTATTATATAGTGGGAGTTCTTGCACTGGCTGTGGTTGTATTAATCGTCATTCTGATGCGTCGTAATAATCAGGAAGTGGTTAAGGAAACACTTACTGAACAAGAAGACGATTTCAGACTTCCACCGATTGAAAAGAAAGCTCAAACAGAAGAGGGTGCGAGACGTCAGCAGCTTGAAGATTTGGCTAAAGATAAGCCGGATGAATTTTCTAAGCTCATCCGTACCTGGCTGTCAGATGATAATTAA
- the flgC gene encoding flagellar basal body rod protein FlgC: protein MFHGMNVSASGLTSQRLRMDVVSANMANAESTRGRNVDGEWEPYRRKMVTLESNKNSGSRFQDHFQQAVNRTENTGEGVKVGRIIEDQSPFRQQYQPEHPDANEEGYVELPNVDPLKEMMDLMSATRSYEAGVTSFDAHKNMLMKALELGR, encoded by the coding sequence ATGTTTCATGGTATGAATGTATCGGCATCCGGTTTAACGTCCCAGCGACTTCGAATGGATGTAGTCTCAGCCAACATGGCAAATGCCGAATCCACCAGGGGAAGAAATGTGGATGGTGAGTGGGAACCTTACCGTCGCAAAATGGTTACGCTTGAATCAAACAAAAATTCAGGGAGCCGTTTCCAGGATCATTTTCAACAGGCTGTCAATCGTACAGAGAATACCGGTGAAGGTGTCAAGGTTGGGCGGATTATAGAAGATCAGTCACCATTCAGGCAGCAGTATCAACCGGAGCATCCGGATGCGAACGAAGAGGGTTATGTCGAACTTCCGAATGTTGATCCTCTAAAAGAGATGATGGATTTAATGAGTGCAACACGGAGTTATGAAGCGGGTGTGACCAGTTTTGATGCACATAAAAATATGCTGATGAAAGCACTGGAGCTCGGCAGATAG
- the fliE gene encoding flagellar hook-basal body complex protein FliE, translating into MNMDQIARMNSVMSPASQVQPNRQVTSHDAQQTFKTWLNDAITDVNDKQVDSQIMTERMARGEDVDLHEVMITAQKATITLETTVEVRDKVIEAYQEIMRMQV; encoded by the coding sequence ATGAACATGGATCAAATTGCACGGATGAATTCAGTCATGTCTCCTGCTTCGCAGGTCCAGCCCAACAGGCAAGTGACGTCTCATGATGCACAACAGACTTTCAAAACGTGGTTAAATGACGCCATTACAGACGTGAATGACAAACAGGTCGATTCACAGATCATGACTGAACGTATGGCAAGAGGTGAGGATGTCGATTTGCATGAAGTAATGATCACGGCTCAAAAAGCAACAATTACACTGGAGACGACTGTGGAAGTTCGCGATAAAGTCATTGAAGCCTATCAGGAAATCATGCGTATGCAAGTATAA